Genomic window (Candidatus Binatia bacterium):
GCCGCAGCCCTGCGTCACTCGGCATCTCAGTGCCAAGGAGACCTTCCACGAGCGCAGGCCGGGCATAGAAGTGCCGACGGTTCGCTCCCTCTCCGAAGGGGAAGTCTCATGAGCGTAGACAGAGGAAAGGTGGCGTCGTGCCCTTCGTCAGAAGGTGGATGGTTCCTATTGTGCTCGCGATCGCGGTCTGTGAGATCGTCTCGCCATACGTGCTGTCGTTCAGTGGCGGTCCGCTTGTGAACGCGGTGGTCACCGGCGTCGTGGTCGTCGTGCTCGCCTTGTGGGCGCTCAGGATCCCGTCGGCGGCCCTACCCCGCTGGCTCGTCCTCGTGGCCGGGGTATGGCTCGCCCTCTCGCCGTTCGTCCTCAAGTTCTCGCACACTGCCGGCACGACGGTCAGCAGCGTGATCGTCGGCATCGCCCTCATCGTACTCGGAGCCTATTGGGGCTTGCAGCGAGCTGGCCGCGGCGGCAGCGTCGAAGACCGCAGCCGCCGGATGGCGTAAGGGGAGACGCGAGCACGCGCGGACGACCGCGTGAGGGAGGCGTCGGGGCGACCTCTGACGGCAGGGTCGTCCCCAGCTGCCGTCA
Coding sequences:
- a CDS encoding SPW repeat protein; the protein is MVPIVLAIAVCEIVSPYVLSFSGGPLVNAVVTGVVVVVLALWALRIPSAALPRWLVLVAGVWLALSPFVLKFSHTAGTTVSSVIVGIALIVLGAYWGLQRAGRGGSVEDRSRRMA